The Natrinema amylolyticum genome includes the window AAGCGACAATTCATTCCGGAACCGGCGTGCCGTTCGTCTCCGCTGGTAGCGCTTCGGAAACGTGAGGGACCGATATTGCGCCGCATTTATATGTGATATCTGAGTTGTCACGGACGGAGCACACTATCTAATGGGAATTCTCGACTCGTTTGGCGGCCTCGTCGGCAGTATTATCGCGGCAATCGTCATGCTCGTCTTCGCGATCCTCAGCTTCTTCGTTACGGTGTTCATCGTGCAGATGGGTGCCGGATTGGCCAGTTACTCGCCGAGCGGCGACTTCGTCGTCCTCGCCGCCGCGATCCTCGCGGCCAGCGCGATCATGGCAGGGTCGTCGCCGATGGCGAGCCTCGGCGAGACGCAGTAACACCGCGCGATCGGTCGACACGCTATCATTTTATTGGAGAAGCCGGGTCGACGCAGTCCCGACTCTCGCCGCGAGAACTGATCGATCGACTCCGTTGAGGAACTAGAACGCTCGAGCCGAGACCGGTATACCGGGAGGGTGAGCCGCTGCGGCCGAAATCGCGGGTCGGTCACTCCGCTTGCTCGCCGTCGCCCATCCACCGCACCCCGAGCATCTGATAGCCGTCGAATTCGCCGCGATCGATCTCGGCGTCGATCTCCGCGTGAGTCTCCGAGTCGATGCGAGCGAGAGACGAGCGTACCGTGGAGGGCCGCCGGCTCGTATCGATCGGCGACTTCCTGAAGCACTTTCACGCCGTTCAGTTCGTCGCCGTGGAGCGCCGCTGTCAGGAACACCGTCGGACCCGCGTGCTCGCCGTTGATGATCGTCACCGGTATCTCGACGGGGTCGCCGAGATACGTCTCGCCGATTTCGTAGCGAACGTGACGCCGCTCGCCCGGCTCGACTTCCGCGTCGTATCGGAACGGTTCCGGCGAAGTATCAGCCATATACACCGTCATCCGCGCCGAAATCGATTAAGCCCGCCGGTCGGCAACGCGGCGGATTTAATCGCCTTTGTATCGACTCGGCACGTACTCGTCGACCGGTTCGGGGACGGACCCGAACACGACCGGCGCGATGGTCGCGAGCCGCCGCCGAAGAAGGACGTACGCCGCGCCGACCAGCAACGCGGCACCAACGAGCCACCGGAAGGGACCCTCGAGAAGGAGCCAGAGCGGGACGCCGACGGTAATCGTGAGCAGGAGGTCCTCCGGTGCGCCGTCGTATCGAATCCAGCGCTTCGGCGCTCGCCAGCGGTTTCTGACGTGGTCGTAGACCGCCCGGTCGGAGGTGCCTTCCCACGGCCGGAGCTCGAGGCCGCCGCCGTATCGGTCCATTCGACAGTGGAGGGCGGCGCCGGCGAACAGGAAGGCGGCGGCGACGAGCCACGGCGTCACGACGAACGCTGCCGTGATCGCGACCGAGACGGCAGCGACTACGTACAGCGTCGGATAGTGGAGCGTTCGCCGATGCCCCGCGTAGAGATCGAGATCCGGGAGGACGCCGCCGAGGAACCCTCCGACGAGCGCCGCCGGTGCGAGGTCCGGGGCGAAGACGACGAGCGGCGCTGCGATGGCCAGCCCCAGCAGCGCGTGTGTCGGGAGCATCATCTATCACCTCGAAGGGGAGTCGACGAGATAAGCCCACCGGCGGATTTATGGATCGATGGTGTGTCGAACTCGAAAATGCCGAGGAACGACAGCGATGCACCGCCGGAACCCCGCGCGGACGCGGCAGCGGACGTGTTCGAACGACTGTTTCGGAGCGGTCGGACGAACGCCCTCCTCGCGTGGCTGGTGGTCGGCGTCCTCGCGACGGTGTTCGTCGAGAGCGCGCTCGATTTCGACCGCCAGTGGCTCGTCTTCGTCGCCGGCGTCGGCACGGTCGTCCTGATTCCGCCCGTCGCCTACGGCGAATGGCGCGTCATGTTGCCCTGGGAGTTGCTCGTCCTCGCGACGTTACCCATCCTCGTTCGGGGACTGTTCGGCGGCAGCGTCAGCACGTTCGCGGCCTATCTCGCGGTCGCCGGGCTGGCGCTGCTCATCACGGTCGAACTCCACATGTTCACGTCGCTGCAGGTGACCCACTGGTTCGCCATCGCGTTCGTCGTGTTGACGACGCTGGCGTCGGTCGCAGCGTGGACCATGGTCCGATGGAACCTGGATCGGGCGTTCGGCACGTCGTATCTCTCGACGAACGAGGTGTTAATGGCCGAGTGGCTCTCGGTGACCGTCGCCGGACTGGCCGCCGGCGTACTGTTCGACGCCTACTTCAGACGTCGGGATCGACAGCTCCGCCGCGCCCTCAGACGGGTGGTCCGTCGATGAGTCGCCTCCCGCGGCCCTCGCTGCGAACCCAGCGACGGCTCACGCGATCGATGCAACTCCTCCTCGTCGGACTCGTCGCCTACGGCGTCCTCGCGGGCCAGCCGAAAGCGATCTTCAACGGCGGCGTCGGACTTCTGATCACGTTCCTGCCGGCGTTGCTGGAACGCAACTACGACCTGCCGCTGGATCCGTGGCTCGCCCTCTGGATCACCGCCGCCGTGTTCCTCCACACGCTCGGATCGGCGGGCCTCTACGGCCGGATCGGCTGGTGGGATCACCTCACGCACGCGCTGTCGGCCTCCCTGATCGCCGGGATCGGCTATACGACCGCTCGAGCGATCGACCTGCACGCCGAGGACATCCACATTCCGAGCCGGATCGCGTTCATCTACATCTTCGTGGTCGTGATGGCCTTCGGCGTCATCTGGGAACTGTTCGAGTTCGCGCTCGATATCATCGCCGGCGAGACCGGGCTCACGATGCCGCTGGCCCAGCACGGCCTCGACGACACGGTCCGCGATCTCATGTTCAACACGCTCGGCGCACTCCTCGTGGCGGTGTTCGGACAGGTCCACCTGACCGGCGTCGCAGAGACGGTCCGAGAGCGGTTGCTCTCGACCGAACCCTGACCGCGGGCCATCGCCGCCTCGAGAAGCCGACCACTCACCGACCAGTTACTCGCTGCCTGCTATCCGACAGCCGAGAGCCCGAGGTGTCCCGTCGGAAACTGGCAGAGGCGCGGGGCGGGATCGGCGCGGGCGTGCGGATCGAACGCGGTATAGGCGAACGCCTGCCAGAGGACGCGTTCCGGATAGGGACGCCCCGACAGTTCGAGCTCCAGCGACTCCGCGAGCGCATCGTGGTCGAGTTCGCCGTTCGTCGTTGGAACGGGAAGGGGGTTCGGCACGGCCTCGAGGTCCAGTCCGAAGGACGGGAACAGTCGATAGTCGGCGCCGAGGGCCGGGTGGTGCAGTTCCCGCTGGCCGGGGAACCGAACGACGAGTTCGGGCGTCGCGGTCGTCGGTCCCTCGTCGCCGTCGCCATCGCCGGCGCCGTCGATCCGCTCGAGCGTTCGCTCGGCGAGCGAGATCCGGCGTCGCGTTCCCGCTCGAACGGCGTATTCGGTCCCCTCGGCCACCAGTCGAAGGCGTGACTCGGACAGGTCCCGGACGCGAACGTCCGGGGCGGCGTACGACTCGAGGAGCGCGGTCGTCGACTCGCCGGCGACCGTCGCGTCGACGGTGACCGCCGTCGCGTCGTCCCGTCGGGAAACGAGGTCGAACGCGTTCGATCCGGTCGCCGTGATCGCCAACAGCGCTTGCGGCGTCGCACAGACCCCTTCCCAGGCCGCCGGCGGACCGGTTTCAGCGCCCGCTCCCCGCAGCGCCGGACGCCAGTAAAAGACCCGATGAGCGCCGTCACACGCGTACGGAACGGCGTCCGGGAAAAATGACTCGCCGTAGCCGGTCGGCTCGAGGTCGGGGTGCTCGAGCTTGAGTTCGGCGTAGGGGAGTCGAGCGACGATCGGCGCGGGAAATTCGTCGTGCGGCGACCGCTCCCACCGGACTGCCGTCGTTCGGTCCGCCGACGTCGGTGTCTCGCCCATTTGGGGTCACGTCGACGATTGCGCGCACACGCTCCAAACGCTGTCTCCGGAGATGTTCGGGTGACTTCGATCCGGCCGCCGCTCCGGCGGCCGCCGTGAACCGCCATGCGAATATGTCCGTGACCGAACTTAGCGTCGGTGAGCCACGAGTCACGGGTAGGTGACTGCTCGATGTCCGATCCACCGGCGGAGGTGCGGCCGACCGTCTCGACCGATCTCTTCGATAAGTACGTACTGCCGAAGATCGCGCTCGGCGTGATATTGGCGGGCTCGCTGGCCGGCACGTGGGTGAGCGGACGGCTCGGCGGTCAGTCGGCGGTCGTCACGCTCGCCAAGTGGTTCTACTTGGTCGCGCTGGGGGTGCTCACCGGCGGGCTCGTCTGGAAACACTGCTTCGTTCGGCCTCGAGACCTCGGGACGGGTGCCGGCGACTACTGTGTGGAGATGTACGCGCGCTTCGACGGGATCGCGACCGAGGCCGTCGCCGTCCTCGCGGTGACCGGACCGGTCGTCCTCGCGGCGTACGCTTCGAGACTCGCGGTCGGGCCGCTCGTCGTCGGCCTCGGCGTCCTTCTCACGACGTGGCTCGGAACGCTCGTCGCGACGATTCGAGGGTCGGAACCCGTCGACGCGCAGTTCCGGAGTCCGGTCGGCCTCCTCGGGCTGGCGCTGGCACTCGCCGTCGTCGCGGGAACGGGGATCGCGGAGGTGAGCCTCCGCGGATTCGAGCCGATCGCGGCGGCCGTCCGAACGGTCCACCTCCTCGCGTTCGTCGCGTGGATCGGCGGGGCCGTCTGGAACATCTTCGTCGCCGTCCCGACGGGCCAAGAGCGGCCGACGGCCGCCGTTGCCAGGGCCGCCGGCGAGCAACTCGAGCGGTTCCGCTGGGCGGTTCGGTTCATCATCCCGCTGCTGTTCCTGACGGGACTGTTCCAGGCCGTCACCGTCTTCGGCGTTCGGTTCGGGACCTACGTCGCCGCGCCGATCGGACTGGCCGTCCTCGCCAAGGTCGGCATCATCGGACTGCTCGCCGTCATCTTCAAACTCTGTCCGATGTGGCGCGCCTGCTCGCCGATCGACGGCGTCTGCGATCTCGAGGAGCTCGGAGCCGGTGAGCCGTCGGCCGGGCCGGTGGAGGGGAGCGACGATGACTGAGATCGAGATTCCCGAGACGGCGCCCGACGTCGACCCCGATATGACGGTCGACAACCGGGGGAGGGGCTGTGCGAGCGGTATCGCTCGCGTCCAGCGCGCGCTCGAGGACCTGGAACCGGGCGCGGTACTGCGCGTCCGGAGCACGGATCGGCGGGCGAAACGCGAGTACGCACAGTTGGCGGCACAGACCGATCACCACCTGCTCGCGATCGAAACGAGTCGGAGCGGGCTGCTCCGGAAAGAGTACACGACGTACCTCGAGATCGGCGGGGCGTAGCGGACATCGGATCCGCCACCGGACGAATCCACAGGACGGCGACGACCGTCCGAACGTGTTCGCGATCGCGTATTTTCGAGCAAGGTGAAAAGGGCGACGCAGAGACCGATGAGCGATCAACTCGCCGCCAGCACCGTCAGACCGCCGTCGTTTCGCGAGACGAACCTCGAGGAAATCGCCGACTCCCACGAGACGCGGTGGGGGGAGCGCGAACTGCCGGACGCGCCCAGACACGATGTCGCGGACCTGCGAGACCTCCTGCTCGTCGCGGAACGACGACCCGGGTCGATTTCGCTGGTCGACACGATCCATCACGAACGCGTCGGCCGCATCGAGGGCGTGGGCCGAGCGCCCCACTCGATCGTGTTTCACCGCGAGCTCTCCGAAAACACTCGCGAGGGCGCCTACGCGTACGTCCAGTCGCGGCAGGGATGGGTGAGCAAACTCGATCTCTTCGGCGGCGAACTGGTTGCACGGGTCCGCGCCGGCACCTCGGGGCGGGCGATCGCTATCTCGGCGGACTCAGCGTATCTCATCGCGGGCTATTACAACCCCAATCACGCCGTCGTCCTCGACGCGGACACGCTCGAGCCGTTACATCGGATTCCGGCCCACGCGGTCGATCCCGACGGGCAGTCGATCGCCTCGCGGATCTGTACCGTCCGGGACGTGCCGGAGGAACGCTGCTTCCTGGTCGTACTAAAGGACGCGGGGACGGTCTGGTTCGTCGACTACGACGACCCCGCGTTTCCGATCGTCGCCGAGATCGACACCGGTCGGGTCCTCCACGACGGCGTATTCTCGCCGGACGGCCGCCATTTCTATCTCGCCTCGCAGGCCGAGGAGTGCCTCTACGTTCTCGACGTCCGAGAGCGGGCGGTCGTCGATCGGATTCCGACCGCCGGACCGCCCCATCCCAGCCCCGGCGCGATCGACGAGCGACGCGGCCTCGGAATCACGGGAACGGTGATGACCGACGCCGTGACGGCGTGGGACCTCGAGACCCGGGAGCCGATCGCCGACGTTCGGATCCCGGGTCACGGCATGTTCTGTACGGCTCACCCCGACAGCGAGTACGTCTGGGGCGACGTCGTCTTCGACGATACCGACAGGGACAACGACGGCCTCGTCTATCAGATCGATCTCGAGACCCTCGTCGTCTCGACGGTCATCGACACGAGCGAGTGGGCCGAGGGGCGGTCGCTCCATCCGGGATTCACGCGAGACGGCAATCACGTCTACGTGAGCTGTTGGGACGCGGGGAAGCTACTCGTCTTCGATAGCGCGACGGGGGCGTTCACCGCCGAAATCGACGGCGTCGAAACGCCCACCGGGACTTTTCTCGGCGACCGGGCGACCGAGCCCTGATCGGCGCGGCGACACCTGCGGACCCCCTCACTCGAGGCGAGATAACGCCAGTTCCTTCGCGGTGTCCTCCTCGAGCGGGTCCGTCTCCCGGACGTCGATCCGGCTGACCCACTTGACGTGCTCCCAGCAGTCGCTGTCCGCGCCCGCGGGGACGAGCCGCGCCGGACCGCCGTGTTCGACCGGGAGCGCCTCGCCGTCGAGTTCCACCGCGAGGACGGCGTCCGCGAGCCGGGAAAGCGGGAACGAGCACGCGTAGTCGTCGTCCATCCCGGAAACGAGCGCGTACGCGCCCGCGTCGGTCGGCTCGGCCAGCGCCAACACGTCCGCGACGCGAACGCCCCGCCAGGTCAGGTCCTCGGCGACCCACCCCTCGGCGCACGCGAAGTCGGCAGTGTCCGTCTCGAGCGGGAGCGCGGCGAGGTCGTCGGCCGACAGGTGGACGGCCCGCTTGACCGCTCCCGCGACGGTCAGCTCCCAGGCGTCCTCGTCGACCCCTGATCTGACGTCGAACTCTCTGAGACCGCTCATGCGAACGGAAACGGCCGCTCGAGGCATAAGTGACGGACCGAATATCTCCGGGCGAGGTGCAGTGGACGCCGTTACTCTGACGGGGACCAGCCGACGAACTCCGTCTCGGTCGCGACGTCGAACGCGTCCAGCAGCCGGGCCGTGGCGACGTAGTGACCGGCGAGCATGGCGACGCCGACGACAGTTTCGACGTCGTAGTGCTCGCGGAGTCGGTCGTGGTCCCCATCCCGCGGGTCGCCGAGCGCGACGCCGCGGGCGTAGGCGACGAGGGCCGCGTCGCGGTCGCTGAGGACCTCGCAGTCGCCGTCGGTGATCGCGGTGATTTCCGCGTCGGTGACGCCCGCCTCGCGGCCCAGTCGGACGTGCTGGTGCCACTCGTAGGCGTGCTCGAGTGCTCGGGCCGCCGCGAGGATGACGATCTCGCGTTCGCGCTCGGGGAGCACGTCCCAGAGCCGCGTCGAGTAGCGCATGTACCACTGCAGCAGTTCGGGGGCGTTGGCCATCGCCCGAAAGATGTGGGCGTCGCCCACGTCGTTGTCCGTGAACAGATAGCGGTACTCCTCGGGCAGGTCCTCGGCCTCGAGTAGCGGCACGCGTGCCATGGCGGCTCAGTCCTCGCCCGGGTTCCGACGCGCGATCATGCCCAGTCCGACCCAGGAGATGACGACGTCGCCGTCCTGATTGACTCCCTCGAGCAGGCTGTCGACGTAGCCGCGCTCGGGGTCGCTCTCGGAGACGCGCTTGTCGAGCACTTCGCTGCGAATCGAGAGCGTATCGCCGGGTCTGACCGGCTCTTTCCACCGGAGTTCGTCGACGCCGCGGGCTCCCATGCTGGCCCGGTCCTGCAGCGGGCCGTCGGCGAGCATCCGCATGCACATCGCGGCGGTGTGCCAGCCCGACGCGACCAGTTCGCCGAACGCGGAGTCCTCGGCGGCCGCCTCGTCGGTGTGGAACGGCTGCGGATCGTACTGCTCCGCGAACTCGATGATTTCCTCCTTCGTGACGTGATACTCGCCGAACTCTCGGGTCTCCCCGACGTCGATATCCTCGTAGTAGCGCATGCCCGTGTGATGTGGTACGTACCGGCAAGAACCTGTGGGCCGAGGCAGCGTCGACTGCGAGAGCGGACCGCGGGCGGCGAGTTCGAGCGCGCCCTCGAGGGCGCGGATGATTCGCCAGCCGCTCGCGCGTCGCGTGACGGATCACCCCGCCGTTCGTTCGACGTCGGCTCCGGACTCGAGGCGCCGTTCGTTCCGCATCCGGACGTGGAGCAGGACGGCACAGGCCGCGGCGATCAGTCCGGACGCCGCCGCGATACCGAACGCGACCCGGTAGCCGAACTCCGTGTAGACGCGGGTCCCGTTGACGGTCTCGCCGGTCCAGTAGGCGTCGAGTGCGGCACCGAGGACGACCGGGAAGACCGCCGCACCGATCCATCCCATGGTGTTGATGAGGCCGATCACGGTCCCGCTCGCGCCCTCGGGGTGGCGCTCCTTGATGACGGTAAAGGCGAGCGGAATCCCGCCGCGGAGAATTCGGGAGAGGAGGAAGATCGCACCGACGAGCAACAGCGGAACGACGCCGAAGACGGCAAAGACGCCCCAGGTCAGCCCGAAGACGACCGTCGAGAAGACGATGAGCCCGGTTCGATTTCCCGACCGGTCCGAGAGCCAGCCGAACACCGTCGGGCCGATCATGCCGCCGACGTTACCGACGAGGAGGTAGACCGACGCCTCCGTCACGGAGATACCGTGGGTCTGGACGAGATAGGGGATCCCCCACAGCCCGAAGATCGTGATCCCGATCCCGGTCATGAAAAAGAGCATGATCCCCAACAGCCAGGTTTCGGGCTCCCGGATCGCGTCTCGGACGTACCGCTCGAGCGTCTCGGCGTCGGTCACGTCCGGACGGTCCGGGACGTCTTCGATCGGCCGGAGACCAGCGGCGGCCGGGGAATCGTGCGACAGCAGGACGATGCCGACCGCGACCGCGAGTCCGACCCCGCCGAGCCCGACCAGCGAGCCCCGCCACCCGATCCTCGAGACGGCGATCGCCAGCGGCGTCGTCGCGGCCAGCCCGCCCAGAATGCCGACGCTGAACGTCGCGCCGGTCATCGTGCCGAACTCGTCCGGACGGAACCAGTTCGCACAGAAGCGAAGCGCCGCGACGAACAGAACGCTCGCTCCGAGGCCGACCAGGAGTCGGCCGGCGAACGCCAGTGCGTACGTCGGTGCGACGCCGAACGCGAGCGCCCCGAGGCTCATCAGGCCGGTCCCCGCCGCGGCGATCGCACGCGACCCGTAGCGGTCCGTCAACAGGCCGGCCGGCACCTGAAACGCCGCGTAGAGGTAGAAAAACGAGGAGTGCAACAGGCCGAGGCTCGTCCCGGTCGTGTCGAACGAGCGCATCAGCTCCTCCGAGAGGACCGCCGTCGACGATCGGTGGAGGCTCACGAGAAAGAACGCCGCGACGAGCAGCCCCCAGCCGATCCATCGCCGTCGATACGGGTTCGAGCGGAGACTCACCTGCGGAGATTCGGTATCACTTTTATTAAAACTACGTCCGAACCGGCGATACAGCGGCAAATCACCCCGATCAGACTCCGAACGAGTCTCTCCGAGCGCCCTCGGTTGTGTGGGCTCCCTGCGTCCGATCGCAGGGCCGGTTCGGTCGGGGCCGCGGGGCCACCGGTCGACTGCCGCTCCGTATCAGGCGCTCGGGCTTTCCCAACACCTATTGACCGTCGAATGGGCTTTCCGGTATGACCCTCGAGGGACAAGCCGTCCTCGTCACCGGCGGCGCGGGATTCATCGGATCGAACCTGGCGAACCATCTGGCCGAGGAAAACGACGTGACCGTCGTCGACGACGGTTATCTGGGGACGCCGGAGAACCTCTCCGACGATGTCGAGTTCGTCGAGGCGAGCGTGCTGGACGACGATCTCCCGACCGATGTCGACGTAGTGTTCCACTTGGCCGCGCTGTCCTCGTACGCGATGCACGAGGACGATCCGACGACCGGTGCCAGGGTGAACGTCGAAGGGTTCGTCAACGTGGTCGAACAGGCCCGTCAGGACGGCTGCGAGACGGTCGTCTACGCCTCGACGTCGTCGATCTACGGCAGCCGAACGGAGCCGTCGCCGGAGGAGATGGACGTGAGCGTAAACACGGGATACGAGGCCTCGAAACTGGCCAGAGAGCGCTACGGCGAGTACTTCTCGAACCACTACGACATGTCGACGGCCGGCATGCGCTTTTTCTCGGTCTATCA containing:
- a CDS encoding sulfurtransferase TusA family protein is translated as MTEIEIPETAPDVDPDMTVDNRGRGCASGIARVQRALEDLEPGAVLRVRSTDRRAKREYAQLAAQTDHHLLAIETSRSGLLRKEYTTYLEIGGA
- a CDS encoding MaoC family dehydratase, with translation MRYYEDIDVGETREFGEYHVTKEEIIEFAEQYDPQPFHTDEAAAEDSAFGELVASGWHTAAMCMRMLADGPLQDRASMGARGVDELRWKEPVRPGDTLSIRSEVLDKRVSESDPERGYVDSLLEGVNQDGDVVISWVGLGMIARRNPGED
- a CDS encoding metal-dependent hydrolase; this encodes MMLPTHALLGLAIAAPLVVFAPDLAPAALVGGFLGGVLPDLDLYAGHRRTLHYPTLYVVAAVSVAITAAFVVTPWLVAAAFLFAGAALHCRMDRYGGGLELRPWEGTSDRAVYDHVRNRWRAPKRWIRYDGAPEDLLLTITVGVPLWLLLEGPFRWLVGAALLVGAAYVLLRRRLATIAPVVFGSVPEPVDEYVPSRYKGD
- a CDS encoding MFS transporter, encoding MSLRSNPYRRRWIGWGLLVAAFFLVSLHRSSTAVLSEELMRSFDTTGTSLGLLHSSFFYLYAAFQVPAGLLTDRYGSRAIAAAGTGLMSLGALAFGVAPTYALAFAGRLLVGLGASVLFVAALRFCANWFRPDEFGTMTGATFSVGILGGLAATTPLAIAVSRIGWRGSLVGLGGVGLAVAVGIVLLSHDSPAAAGLRPIEDVPDRPDVTDAETLERYVRDAIREPETWLLGIMLFFMTGIGITIFGLWGIPYLVQTHGISVTEASVYLLVGNVGGMIGPTVFGWLSDRSGNRTGLIVFSTVVFGLTWGVFAVFGVVPLLLVGAIFLLSRILRGGIPLAFTVIKERHPEGASGTVIGLINTMGWIGAAVFPVVLGAALDAYWTGETVNGTRVYTEFGYRVAFGIAAASGLIAAACAVLLHVRMRNERRLESGADVERTAG
- a CDS encoding NAD-dependent epimerase/dehydratase family protein; the protein is MTLEGQAVLVTGGAGFIGSNLANHLAEENDVTVVDDGYLGTPENLSDDVEFVEASVLDDDLPTDVDVVFHLAALSSYAMHEDDPTTGARVNVEGFVNVVEQARQDGCETVVYASTSSIYGSRTEPSPEEMDVSVNTGYEASKLARERYGEYFSNHYDMSTAGMRFFSVYQGYGGAEAHKGEYANVIAQFADDIANGESPVLYGDGTQTRDFTHVSDIVRGLEQAAANELDGIYNLGTGEAYDFNTVVEMINDELGTDVEPEYVENPIPDSVYVHDTCADASKIREAVSWEPQIDFEEGIRRVCSQYTDE
- a CDS encoding carboxymuconolactone decarboxylase family protein, with the translated sequence MARVPLLEAEDLPEEYRYLFTDNDVGDAHIFRAMANAPELLQWYMRYSTRLWDVLPEREREIVILAAARALEHAYEWHQHVRLGREAGVTDAEITAITDGDCEVLSDRDAALVAYARGVALGDPRDGDHDRLREHYDVETVVGVAMLAGHYVATARLLDAFDVATETEFVGWSPSE
- a CDS encoding molybdopterin-dependent oxidoreductase, producing the protein MSGLREFDVRSGVDEDAWELTVAGAVKRAVHLSADDLAALPLETDTADFACAEGWVAEDLTWRGVRVADVLALAEPTDAGAYALVSGMDDDYACSFPLSRLADAVLAVELDGEALPVEHGGPARLVPAGADSDCWEHVKWVSRIDVRETDPLEEDTAKELALSRLE
- a CDS encoding cytochrome D1 domain-containing protein, encoding MSDQLAASTVRPPSFRETNLEEIADSHETRWGERELPDAPRHDVADLRDLLLVAERRPGSISLVDTIHHERVGRIEGVGRAPHSIVFHRELSENTREGAYAYVQSRQGWVSKLDLFGGELVARVRAGTSGRAIAISADSAYLIAGYYNPNHAVVLDADTLEPLHRIPAHAVDPDGQSIASRICTVRDVPEERCFLVVLKDAGTVWFVDYDDPAFPIVAEIDTGRVLHDGVFSPDGRHFYLASQAEECLYVLDVRERAVVDRIPTAGPPHPSPGAIDERRGLGITGTVMTDAVTAWDLETREPIADVRIPGHGMFCTAHPDSEYVWGDVVFDDTDRDNDGLVYQIDLETLVVSTVIDTSEWAEGRSLHPGFTRDGNHVYVSCWDAGKLLVFDSATGAFTAEIDGVETPTGTFLGDRATEP